The genomic stretch gcaggttACCCAACACATAGTTGTATACCTTTGAACCATACTGAAGACCTTCTTGAGTAAAGAAAGTGGCATGGATATATCCAGTAGCACTGACTTTTACTTCCACCACCCCATTTGGGTAGAAGAGGAAGTCCCAGATATAATCATAGTTGTAAACTGTTGAGGTTGTCCGCAACAccagcacagtgttttccagtcCTCCAAAGAAATTGTAGCCCCCCTTAAAGTTTGAATTAAAATGCCTTCTCAGAGGCATAGCTGTTGTCATCTCAAAAATACAGAGAGCGTTCTTGTGGCGCACAGGCTTGTCTGTATCGAAGTAGTGGTAAAGGTCAATAAAAGTGGCAATTTCAGGACAGTCAATTCCAGGTGCCAGCTCAAAAGTTGAGGTGCCCATAGCCCAACCTGCATCAATGTACTTTGTTTGCATGGCTGCGGGAGTATGACCAGCATAGAAGGCAATGGCTTCTTGGAGGCTGATCTCATAGGCAATTCGTTCCCCATTGAAACGGAGATCAAAGACTTGAAGCCCAGCTGATGAGCGAACTCGATATGCAAAAGACCATCCAGCATATTCAACAAAGTTGCGGTCAATGTGATAGCGAGGTCCCTGAGGCAAAACAAGTTTTGGCCCATGGATATTAGTGTGAGTGTTGCTCTGACCGCGAGGTATGTAGGTAGAGTAAAAGTCATCATCATTGTGAGCAGGCAGTTTGACCTTTTCCACTTCTCCTGATTCATACTTTTCTACCAGTTCCTCAACACTGTCAAAATACATGCTGTTGTACCAGACCTTTTCAACAGTCCACTTTTCTGGATTCAGATCCTGGTGGTTGATTAGTACCTCAAATCCAACTGGGTGGATGAAATAACCTTCCACAAACTTCTGCAACATGATCCAGGTTCTCCTCTCCCCTGGATCCAGCCCACGGGGAGCTATGTCTGAGAATGTCAGGCAGCGGTTAGAACAGTTAGTATAAGAAAATCCCCCTGTGGTCTCAAACAGGAGTTTGTGAGCTTTAGTTGTGATCTTCTCAAGGATGTCATTAACATGGGCATACTCTACAACAGTAATAGGTCTGGACTCAAATGTTATAGGCTTTGCCCCCTTGAAAGTCTTGACTTCATGAGATGTTGGGGATGGCAGAGGACTTACAATGTATTCAGTAATATTGGGCTTGGTCTGGTTGCCAAATTGGATAATTACACGAGCTTGGCGTGGGGGTTTGGCTTGTCCACGGTCTAGAGCTCTTAGGGCCTCATGCTTCTTGGGCAAATTGAGTTCCATTAGTAGGATACTGTTCTTATTCAGAGACCTACTATGAGCATTAGTGAGCCTCATCTCTGGAATAGCATGCAGGTATGCCCGGACAGCTTTCATCTCATGTACTGTGAGGTCAGCAAACATGGGGGCACCATGATGAGCCCATTCTCTGGATCTGGAAGCAACACAACTTGCCATGCAagccagctgcagcaggcaGAGAAACTTCATAGCTATAAGCACAAGAATGTTATGGTGGGGTTCCATTAGAAATTTTACAGGTCTTGAGAATACAGCAAATTATGCATTCAGCAGTGGCTTTATTCCTACTTCTCCATATTCTATTCAATATCAGtatccagacatttttttaaatagtttttatgCAAATTTATGAtaagctgaaagaaaaagcaaaaagtatAGGGCTATGCTCTCCAATAGAATGCAAAGGAAACGGCTTTCTCACCTGATTCCCGTTCTTCTTCTTACAGCTGGAAAACGCACTTCTCCCTCATTCACACCAACTGTGCCAGACAAAGTTGCAAACCACTGTTGCAACACACTTTTGTCCCTCCCTCTGTTTGCCCTGCCTAGTTTATGCTgcacacaaaacagaaattgCAGAGTAGTTATTCGGTGTGCTTCCTACCTCACCCACCCGCTGACCGACAGCTATCCCCCAGCTTTTGTACTCTTTAGTATGTAATACCACAGGTCAAACAATATCATCAGCAGACACTATCCCCCCTGCTGCATCACCTCAGCACATATCCGTATCACTATCCGACATGTGTCCGTTGTTCAGTCACGTCTCCTCCTAGGGGGGTTGTGTTTCTATGTGGGACAATGGGATATAAGGACCTACCAATCGTCATTTCTACAGCAGCCATCACTGCCGCATCTTCAGCGTCCTTTGAACCCGCACATCAGCCATGGAGGCCTTTCCACAGCTAATACACATAGGGACTTTTGAAGGTACGTCACCTGATGATCAACCCAATGTACATAGTAAGAGATGTTGAGCGACTGAGTTTAAATTTGAATACAAAAGCCGTAGTGGGTATGTGTATACAGATAAATTTAGCAATGCGAAATTATGATGTGTGTGGTTTCTAACGAGGAGGTTAAATTTAGCGGACAACTCAGCTTTTGAGTATGTTAGAAAATGTCTTGATTTTTGATGATATTACACAGGCCATTCACAACCCTAAAATCATCAGTTAGActagtagaaaataaaaacggtgtgtctgtgtgtattacaACAAATgtaatgttaaataaataaataatattaaatctgacattcctttttttttttttccagacgtTGATACATGCAACGAGGGTTCATGTGTCTCATCCCACCATTATCCCCGTCACAGGTGCAGACCCCGCCtaattcctcatcttcttcacctT from Archocentrus centrarchus isolate MPI-CPG fArcCen1 chromosome 20, fArcCen1, whole genome shotgun sequence encodes the following:
- the aoc1 gene encoding diamine oxidase [copper-containing], which produces MEPHHNILVLIAMKFLCLLQLACMASCVASRSREWAHHGAPMFADLTVHEMKAVRAYLHAIPEMRLTNAHSRSLNKNSILLMELNLPKKHEALRALDRGQAKPPRQARVIIQFGNQTKPNITEYIVSPLPSPTSHEVKTFKGAKPITFESRPITVVEYAHVNDILEKITTKAHKLLFETTGGFSYTNCSNRCLTFSDIAPRGLDPGERRTWIMLQKFVEGYFIHPVGFEVLINHQDLNPEKWTVEKVWYNSMYFDSVEELVEKYESGEVEKVKLPAHNDDDFYSTYIPRGQSNTHTNIHGPKLVLPQGPRYHIDRNFVEYAGWSFAYRVRSSAGLQVFDLRFNGERIAYEISLQEAIAFYAGHTPAAMQTKYIDAGWAMGTSTFELAPGIDCPEIATFIDLYHYFDTDKPVRHKNALCIFEMTTAMPLRRHFNSNFKGGYNFFGGLENTVLVLRTTSTVYNYDYIWDFLFYPNGVVEVKVSATGYIHATFFTQEGLQYGSKVYNYVLGNLHTHLVHYKVDLDIDGRENSFETLDLRYENFTNPWSQKHFVVQSKLHRTEHKTERSAAFRFGKKFPRYVHFYNPNKKNKWGHQKGYRIQFNSHAHSVLPRGWREENGISWSRYPLAVTRHKDNEATSSSIYTQNDPWEPAVSFESYIHNNEDIVNQDLVAWVTVGFLHVPHAEDIPNTATPGNAVGFFLRPFNFFDEDPSVASRSTVIVRPGQDGKPKIQRWTSDVIGHCVTDRPFFYNGTYAGV